One Deinococcus carri DNA window includes the following coding sequences:
- a CDS encoding heavy metal translocating P-type ATPase — MTRNMPGDHSHPTHQQSGAAQAVVEVAFENSHDASEYADVEANLRRVPGVTEVHLDRTRGVAHVGYDPHTTTLTDLERHLQAAGYQCDCTARAASQVQPGHPQVGRHEHGPGEQRASTGNSRSTGQAAGSHPTAHSHMAHAATANMSQGAARADEALAAQAAGLSGQPGEMHAHMDHAGHGEMGHDEHAGHGAQMVNDMLRRFVVSLVLTVPVVLYSPIGGTFGFTAPPPFGLSMAWFGLILATPVVWWGGWPFISAAWRALRRGEANMMTLIATGILVSWLFSVYATLFLGGGEVFFEAAAMLTTLSLLGHWLEMRSRFATGRAVEALLKLAPATARVVRNGQEQEIPLEQVRVGDVLVVRPGDRIPVDGEVVTGSSYVDESMITGEPIPVAKNPGTKVTGGTVNQNGALTFRATAVGADTALSRIVQMVQNAQASKAPAQRLADLAGKYLVFVALAAGLIAFLAWYFLGGESAVFALTAAVSAIVIACPDALALATPTAITVGVGKGAREGVLFKNAAALEATAGVNTVVFDKTGTLTEGKPALTDLVPAPGVGELDLLRLAAGADQPSQHPLAEAIVAGARNRGLNVRPPEAFDSVPGHGVVATVEGRRVLLGNRKLMEREGVDLGALPEAAERLSADGKTAMYAAADGRALGVIAVADTVRETARQAVRALHDAGVQTVMLTGDNRRTAEAVARELGMDTVIAEVLPEDKAAKIKALQAEGRNVAMVGDGVNDAPALAQADVGVAIGAGTDVAVETADVILVKNNPADVAGSINLARQVRGKIKQNLFWAAIYNVLAIPFAAGVLYPAYGVLLRPEWAALLMSASTVIVTVNALLLNRVHFERPAPQARASVAPV, encoded by the coding sequence GTGACCCGGAACATGCCAGGTGACCACAGCCACCCCACGCACCAGCAGAGCGGAGCAGCACAAGCGGTCGTTGAGGTGGCCTTTGAGAACAGTCACGACGCGTCCGAGTATGCGGACGTGGAAGCGAACCTGCGGCGCGTCCCCGGCGTGACCGAGGTGCACCTCGACCGCACGCGTGGCGTGGCGCACGTCGGGTACGATCCGCACACCACCACACTCACAGACCTGGAGCGGCACCTGCAGGCCGCCGGCTACCAGTGTGACTGCACGGCGCGGGCCGCCTCGCAGGTGCAACCCGGTCACCCACAGGTTGGGCGACACGAGCATGGGCCCGGGGAACAGAGGGCTTCCACAGGGAACAGCAGGAGCACCGGTCAGGCGGCAGGCAGCCATCCCACGGCGCACAGCCATATGGCCCATGCGGCCACGGCGAACATGAGCCAAGGCGCAGCACGGGCCGACGAAGCCCTCGCCGCGCAAGCCGCCGGCCTGAGTGGCCAGCCGGGCGAGATGCACGCGCACATGGACCACGCTGGGCACGGCGAGATGGGCCATGACGAGCATGCCGGGCACGGCGCGCAAATGGTGAACGACATGTTGCGCCGCTTTGTCGTCAGCCTGGTCCTGACGGTGCCGGTGGTGCTGTATTCCCCCATTGGCGGGACCTTCGGGTTCACCGCCCCACCGCCGTTCGGGCTCTCGATGGCCTGGTTCGGCCTGATCCTCGCGACGCCCGTCGTGTGGTGGGGCGGCTGGCCGTTCATCTCGGCGGCCTGGCGGGCCCTGCGTCGGGGCGAGGCGAACATGATGACCCTGATCGCCACCGGAATCCTGGTCTCCTGGCTGTTCTCGGTGTACGCCACCCTGTTCCTGGGAGGCGGCGAGGTGTTTTTCGAGGCGGCGGCGATGCTGACCACCCTGTCCCTGCTGGGGCACTGGCTGGAGATGCGCTCGCGCTTCGCCACCGGACGGGCCGTGGAGGCGCTGCTGAAGCTGGCCCCCGCGACAGCGCGTGTGGTTCGGAACGGGCAGGAGCAGGAGATCCCGCTGGAACAGGTCCGGGTGGGGGACGTTCTGGTGGTGCGGCCCGGGGACCGCATTCCCGTGGACGGCGAGGTGGTCACGGGCAGCAGCTATGTCGACGAGAGCATGATCACCGGGGAACCGATCCCGGTGGCCAAGAATCCTGGCACCAAGGTCACGGGCGGGACGGTGAACCAGAACGGGGCCTTGACCTTCCGGGCGACGGCGGTCGGTGCGGACACCGCTCTCTCGCGCATCGTGCAGATGGTGCAGAACGCGCAGGCCAGCAAGGCCCCGGCCCAGCGCCTGGCCGACCTGGCCGGGAAGTACCTGGTGTTCGTGGCGCTCGCTGCGGGGCTGATCGCCTTCCTCGCCTGGTACTTCCTGGGGGGCGAGAGCGCCGTGTTCGCCCTGACAGCGGCGGTGTCCGCCATCGTGATCGCCTGCCCGGATGCCCTCGCGCTGGCGACCCCCACCGCGATCACGGTGGGCGTGGGCAAGGGCGCGCGTGAAGGGGTGCTGTTCAAGAACGCGGCCGCACTGGAGGCCACCGCGGGCGTGAACACCGTCGTGTTCGACAAGACCGGCACCCTCACCGAAGGCAAGCCGGCCCTGACGGACCTGGTGCCCGCGCCCGGCGTGGGTGAACTGGACCTGCTGCGGCTCGCGGCCGGGGCGGATCAGCCCTCCCAGCACCCGCTGGCGGAGGCGATTGTCGCGGGTGCCAGGAACAGGGGCCTGAACGTGCGCCCGCCGGAAGCCTTCGATTCGGTGCCGGGGCATGGCGTGGTCGCCACGGTGGAGGGCCGCCGGGTCCTGCTCGGCAACCGCAAGCTGATGGAACGTGAGGGCGTGGACCTGGGGGCGCTTCCAGAGGCCGCCGAGCGGCTCTCGGCGGATGGCAAGACGGCCATGTACGCGGCGGCGGACGGACGCGCCCTGGGCGTGATCGCCGTGGCCGACACCGTGCGCGAAACGGCCCGCCAGGCGGTGCGGGCCCTGCACGATGCGGGCGTGCAGACGGTGATGCTGACCGGGGACAACCGCCGCACGGCGGAGGCGGTGGCGCGCGAACTGGGGATGGACACGGTGATTGCGGAGGTGCTGCCGGAGGACAAGGCGGCGAAGATCAAGGCCCTGCAGGCCGAGGGCCGCAACGTGGCGATGGTGGGGGACGGAGTGAACGACGCCCCAGCCCTCGCTCAGGCGGATGTCGGTGTGGCCATCGGTGCAGGCACCGACGTCGCCGTGGAGACCGCCGACGTGATCCTCGTGAAGAACAACCCGGCGGACGTGGCGGGCAGCATCAACCTCGCCCGGCAGGTGCGCGGCAAGATCAAGCAGAACCTGTTCTGGGCCGCCATCTACAATGTCCTGGCGATCCCCTTCGCGGCCGGGGTGCTGTACCCCGCGTACGGCGTGCTGCTGCGGCCCGAGTGGGCGGCCCTGCTGATGAGTGCGAGCACCGTCATCGTGACGGTCAATGCCCTGCTGCTGAACCGGGTGCACTTCGAACGGCCCGCCCCGCAGGCCCGGGCCAGCGTCGCCCCCGTTTGA
- a CDS encoding type II restriction endonuclease, translating to MTAALDTLIRRWRDDPGASYRTWFLWEERLKNFRSIRRGLQTVVKEIEAGTFGTQYRGSSLETVVHSIAEQRQIFKGADHAFLWKPKLRIPDIYENPENQKAFGRFLDTCACCNGADDLIRAIRDLDRRTIKGLGPAAANLLYFLHPTHMPPFNTAIVNGYNALTGAKVKLGRWEEYLALREGMLRLNETHRGLLSNDLGAVAGLLFDLGSGRYTPPPREDDGVATSAWQADLAKVREESASASKALATAREGDRTHTEVQGWLRDLGKSLGFDVWIASNDRSRPYGHGKLGDGCLDALPPALASTPGADAVRLIDVLWLERPSGRVVAAFEVEHTTSIYSGIVRMLDLALGAPEQAVEGLYLVAPDGREAEVREQLNRPAFSRVQDLGVRYLPYGELEKHRDAMARFGQGLKAVEAVARRLA from the coding sequence ATGACGGCCGCCCTCGACACCCTGATCCGCCGCTGGCGCGATGACCCCGGGGCCTCGTACCGCACCTGGTTCCTGTGGGAGGAGCGCCTCAAGAATTTCCGCTCGATCCGCCGCGGCCTCCAGACGGTGGTGAAGGAGATCGAAGCAGGTACTTTCGGCACCCAGTACCGCGGCTCCTCACTGGAGACGGTGGTGCACTCCATCGCCGAGCAACGCCAGATCTTCAAGGGCGCTGACCACGCCTTCCTGTGGAAGCCCAAGCTCCGTATTCCTGACATCTACGAGAACCCGGAGAACCAGAAGGCCTTCGGGCGCTTCCTGGACACCTGCGCGTGCTGCAACGGCGCCGACGACCTGATCCGCGCGATCCGCGACCTCGACCGCCGGACCATCAAGGGTCTGGGGCCCGCTGCCGCCAACCTGCTGTACTTCCTGCACCCGACGCACATGCCACCCTTCAACACGGCCATCGTGAACGGCTACAACGCCCTCACCGGCGCAAAGGTGAAACTCGGCCGCTGGGAGGAGTACCTGGCGCTGCGGGAGGGCATGCTGCGCCTGAACGAGACGCACCGGGGGCTGCTGTCCAACGACCTCGGTGCGGTGGCGGGCCTGCTGTTCGACCTGGGCAGCGGGCGGTACACGCCGCCGCCCCGCGAGGACGACGGGGTGGCGACGAGCGCCTGGCAGGCGGACCTGGCGAAGGTGCGGGAAGAATCGGCGAGTGCCAGCAAGGCGCTGGCCACCGCGCGGGAGGGGGACCGCACCCACACCGAGGTGCAGGGCTGGCTGCGTGACCTGGGTAAGTCGCTCGGCTTCGACGTGTGGATTGCCTCGAACGACCGCTCCCGCCCCTACGGTCACGGCAAGCTGGGGGACGGGTGCCTCGACGCGCTGCCACCGGCCCTGGCGTCCACCCCGGGGGCAGACGCGGTGCGGCTGATCGACGTGCTGTGGCTGGAGCGCCCCTCGGGCCGGGTGGTGGCCGCCTTCGAGGTGGAACACACCACGTCGATCTACTCCGGCATCGTGCGGATGCTCGACCTGGCGCTGGGCGCGCCCGAGCAGGCGGTGGAAGGTCTCTACCTCGTGGCCCCCGATGGGCGGGAGGCGGAGGTGCGCGAGCAACTGAACCGCCCCGCCTTCAGCCGGGTGCAGGACCTGGGGGTGCGCTACCTGCCCTACGGGGAGCTGGAGAAGCACCGGGACGCGATGGCCCGCTTTGGGCAGGGCCTGAAAGCGGTGGAGGCGGTGGCCCGGCGCCTGGCCTGA
- a CDS encoding PIN domain-containing protein: MTRTQVSAQELLERRRAAPELSSVSWPVETRVHDLPFDRLTWKAFEHLCLALVDLDERVELGHMYGVEGEEQDGIDLFGDRLDNDRAIVFQCKRVEEFGPAKIRRMVDKFLGKTNDGQPLKDKDGQPIPDPVDDEGNSIEPWHRRADTFVLCISRPLNTTLQQNAWRQTKERLKREGIQAELWDPSVLGRKLRNAPEIVDIYFSRPWVAAFCGPEAAAGLGQLQENDRAALRKLLDMAEGVSRDVQALRTEGIHLSADTQTQLLDGFRQQVLPHLAPQPVSTDDDPLSRELDLLRSFLNAGAVEAAQAKLGELRPQAEAASPRQHARLLRLAGALHYHQEHHAAAADCYLRAFDLDDQSDSALLYKGLGHLLKDEPHLALGYLDLARRRAPEREDILAMYAVALHLLGRTAEFDALEATLVPEQVEFGAACARQHMLQKDTARMRQVLAVLNSGPHAAEPHVRLLNAKAILQEIMAANARVHGDLRTRKVLANPETPVALAHLDAAVEAFRNPKHLLALRLEALNARQVLLSLLGEDRRSLDDGLAALRLDRDQTGVLFDVALVYLKLDRPQDALRLLDEYGEAVLDEVRPARAIFAAASRRAGDPERALELVAPLQADADVDRRVEALEERVRALIELKRLPEARAAVEVETARHAGVELCRALVETAAGDDGATRAAYQEALTLAADFERTQIAFQYAEYLRQQDDRKGAADLMLPVSLETLPSTWLELAIETLYAGGQSEAARAALRERRARGEPERRSTCAVEAHLATVEGDLASAIALYESMLRRWPGHARTLVEAAAAYSRLGNRARVQALLEQVLPLKEVAYPTLQQGAEVARNMNLGPLARTLGYRALRLGFDDEETHVQFFNVIQAFPDQQTYRLVKPETAVELRAPDRDPWWVVLTADPDPQRSRGEYALNDPLAGLLLGQPVGATVTLPSSEAYMIQQVVSKYTNAERVWLQEGRQLFPTSERVRVMRARDLEVLPSGVWDMLKAKHDQGEILMRLVREHHFPIALLHLGRREAEVRFWDYSLERHAEFMVNALDEGDDQVAAQAANSPDLVLHSSALAVLTHARCLRRLLEKRTLLVTRQTLDDLNRAVRDARVEVAKAPRLSLYYAGGRLVYEEEPREVAQARLKRLESLAHTVRTRAKIIPVMGILDFYDQHDGWEDLLPTVSTFLAARQRKVPVLCDDLNLVRLARIGLFGPPVVGTTSVLLMDQLQRQGVWTAAQHTEAVLNFAAIQQTVLPGVTKEMLPALFAREHLTFGWATAGVVRSLTYESLTVNAVATNVALLAKYAFVESPLDMTRERWFRQVLDWARENRNLFDLRPALQRALREAMDLMPLQLHLALDVFERWWEGAWAASGGQPLTDVPA, translated from the coding sequence GTGACGAGGACTCAGGTCTCTGCTCAAGAATTGCTGGAACGCCGGCGGGCGGCTCCAGAGTTATCGAGCGTGTCCTGGCCTGTCGAAACGCGCGTTCACGACCTGCCGTTTGACCGTCTCACTTGGAAGGCCTTCGAGCACCTGTGCCTGGCTCTGGTGGACCTCGACGAGCGCGTGGAACTGGGTCACATGTACGGCGTGGAGGGTGAGGAGCAGGACGGCATCGATCTGTTCGGGGACCGTCTCGACAATGACCGCGCCATCGTCTTCCAGTGCAAGCGCGTGGAGGAGTTCGGCCCCGCCAAAATCCGCCGGATGGTGGACAAGTTCCTCGGGAAGACGAATGACGGTCAGCCGCTCAAGGACAAAGACGGCCAACCCATCCCGGACCCGGTGGACGACGAGGGAAATTCGATTGAGCCGTGGCACCGGCGTGCCGACACCTTCGTGTTGTGTATCTCCCGTCCATTGAACACCACCCTGCAGCAGAACGCGTGGCGACAGACCAAGGAGCGCCTCAAGAGGGAGGGTATCCAGGCGGAATTGTGGGATCCTTCGGTGCTTGGCCGGAAGTTGCGAAACGCGCCGGAGATCGTCGACATCTACTTCAGCCGCCCCTGGGTGGCAGCGTTCTGCGGCCCGGAGGCGGCGGCAGGGCTGGGGCAACTGCAGGAAAACGACCGTGCGGCCCTGCGAAAACTTCTGGACATGGCTGAGGGGGTGAGCCGCGACGTCCAGGCTCTCCGGACCGAGGGAATTCATCTCTCGGCCGATACGCAAACCCAGTTGCTGGACGGCTTCAGGCAGCAGGTTCTCCCCCATCTCGCGCCCCAGCCGGTCAGCACCGACGACGATCCCTTGAGCCGGGAACTGGACCTCCTGCGCAGCTTCCTGAATGCGGGTGCAGTCGAGGCCGCCCAAGCCAAACTCGGTGAGCTGCGCCCACAAGCAGAGGCGGCCTCCCCGCGGCAGCACGCCCGACTCCTCCGTCTGGCGGGCGCCCTGCATTACCACCAGGAGCACCATGCGGCAGCCGCGGACTGCTACCTCCGCGCCTTCGACCTGGATGACCAGTCCGATTCCGCCCTGCTCTATAAGGGTCTCGGCCACCTGCTCAAGGATGAACCCCACCTGGCGCTGGGCTATCTCGACCTGGCCCGGCGGCGCGCTCCCGAGCGGGAGGACATCCTCGCCATGTACGCCGTGGCACTGCACCTGCTGGGCCGCACGGCGGAGTTTGACGCCCTGGAAGCGACCCTGGTGCCCGAGCAGGTGGAGTTCGGTGCCGCCTGTGCCCGGCAGCACATGCTGCAAAAGGACACCGCGCGGATGCGCCAGGTCCTGGCGGTGCTGAACTCCGGCCCCCACGCCGCTGAGCCGCACGTGCGGTTGCTGAACGCCAAGGCCATCCTCCAGGAGATCATGGCCGCAAACGCCCGCGTCCACGGCGACCTGCGCACGAGGAAGGTCCTCGCCAACCCGGAGACGCCCGTCGCGCTGGCGCACCTGGACGCGGCGGTCGAGGCCTTTCGCAACCCGAAGCACCTCCTGGCCCTGCGCCTGGAAGCCCTGAATGCCCGCCAGGTGTTGCTGAGCCTGTTGGGTGAGGACCGCCGCAGCCTGGACGACGGGTTGGCAGCGCTCCGGCTGGACCGTGATCAGACGGGTGTCCTGTTCGACGTCGCCCTGGTCTATCTCAAGCTCGACCGCCCACAGGACGCGCTGCGCCTTCTGGACGAGTACGGCGAGGCGGTGCTGGACGAGGTGCGCCCGGCCCGCGCCATCTTCGCGGCTGCGTCACGCCGCGCGGGTGACCCGGAGCGGGCGCTGGAGCTCGTGGCTCCTTTGCAGGCGGACGCGGACGTGGACCGGCGAGTGGAAGCTCTGGAGGAGCGGGTACGTGCCCTGATCGAACTCAAGCGGCTGCCGGAGGCCCGGGCGGCCGTCGAGGTGGAGACGGCCAGACACGCTGGCGTGGAACTGTGCCGGGCCCTGGTGGAAACCGCCGCTGGGGACGACGGGGCGACCCGTGCCGCGTATCAGGAGGCCCTGACGCTGGCCGCGGATTTCGAGCGGACGCAGATCGCGTTTCAGTACGCGGAGTACCTGCGGCAGCAGGATGACCGGAAGGGCGCGGCGGACCTCATGCTGCCCGTGAGCTTGGAGACCTTGCCCAGCACCTGGCTGGAGCTCGCGATCGAGACCCTGTACGCCGGCGGGCAGTCGGAAGCGGCGCGGGCAGCGTTGCGGGAGCGACGTGCCCGGGGCGAACCGGAACGGCGGTCGACCTGCGCGGTGGAGGCCCACCTGGCCACCGTGGAGGGGGACCTGGCCAGCGCCATCGCCCTGTACGAAAGCATGCTGCGGCGCTGGCCGGGTCACGCCCGGACCCTGGTGGAGGCCGCCGCCGCCTACAGCCGCCTGGGCAACCGGGCACGCGTGCAGGCGCTCCTCGAGCAGGTTCTTCCCTTGAAAGAGGTGGCGTACCCGACCCTGCAGCAGGGCGCGGAGGTCGCCCGGAACATGAACCTGGGACCCCTGGCGCGGACCCTGGGGTACCGGGCACTCCGTCTCGGTTTTGACGATGAGGAGACGCATGTGCAGTTCTTCAACGTCATCCAGGCCTTCCCCGACCAGCAGACGTACCGGCTGGTGAAGCCGGAAACCGCCGTGGAGCTTCGTGCGCCGGACCGGGATCCCTGGTGGGTGGTCTTGACCGCTGACCCTGATCCTCAACGCTCCCGGGGGGAGTACGCCCTGAACGATCCGCTGGCCGGACTGCTGCTCGGGCAACCGGTCGGGGCGACCGTGACGCTGCCGTCAAGCGAGGCGTACATGATCCAGCAGGTGGTCTCGAAGTACACGAACGCGGAGCGGGTGTGGTTGCAGGAGGGCCGGCAACTCTTCCCGACGTCGGAACGCGTCCGGGTCATGCGGGCGCGTGACCTCGAAGTGCTGCCCAGTGGGGTCTGGGACATGCTCAAGGCCAAGCATGATCAGGGCGAGATCCTGATGCGTCTGGTCCGCGAGCACCACTTTCCCATCGCGCTTCTTCACCTGGGCCGGCGGGAGGCCGAGGTGCGCTTCTGGGACTATTCTTTGGAGCGCCACGCGGAGTTCATGGTGAACGCCCTGGACGAGGGGGATGACCAGGTGGCAGCCCAGGCAGCGAACTCACCAGATTTGGTTCTGCACAGCAGCGCCCTCGCAGTCCTCACCCATGCCCGCTGCTTGCGGCGCCTGCTGGAGAAGCGCACGCTTCTGGTCACCCGGCAGACGCTCGACGACCTGAACCGCGCCGTGAGGGACGCCCGTGTCGAAGTGGCCAAGGCCCCCCGCCTGAGCCTGTATTACGCGGGGGGCCGGCTGGTGTACGAGGAAGAACCGCGCGAGGTGGCCCAAGCCCGCCTCAAACGTCTGGAGTCGCTGGCGCACACGGTCAGGACGCGCGCAAAGATCATCCCGGTGATGGGCATCCTGGACTTCTACGACCAGCACGACGGGTGGGAGGACCTCCTGCCGACCGTGTCCACCTTTCTGGCCGCGCGGCAGCGGAAGGTGCCGGTTCTCTGCGACGACCTGAATCTGGTGCGCCTGGCAAGGATCGGCCTGTTCGGGCCACCTGTCGTGGGAACGACTTCGGTGCTCTTGATGGACCAGTTGCAGAGGCAGGGGGTGTGGACCGCCGCACAGCACACGGAGGCGGTCCTGAACTTTGCGGCGATTCAGCAGACGGTCCTGCCCGGCGTCACGAAGGAGATGTTGCCCGCTCTGTTCGCCCGTGAGCACTTGACGTTCGGGTGGGCGACGGCAGGCGTGGTCCGCAGTCTGACCTACGAGTCACTCACAGTGAATGCTGTGGCCACGAACGTCGCGCTGCTTGCGAAATATGCGTTCGTGGAATCACCGCTCGATATGACGCGCGAACGGTGGTTCCGTCAGGTGCTGGACTGGGCGCGGGAGAACCGGAACCTCTTTGACCTTAGGCCCGCTTTGCAGCGGGCCCTGCGAGAGGCAATGGACTTGATGCCCCTCCAATTGCATCTTGCGCTGGACGTCTTCGAGCGTTGGTGGGAAGGTGCTTGGGCTGCCTCCGGAGGACAGCCTTTGACCGATGTGCCGGCTTGA
- a CDS encoding transposase family protein yields the protein MRLEKLKSRARSFERLVGLTPAEFDQLLLELEPLWEQAHRRSLLRAGRVRRIGAGNTFKLDLGQRLLVTLLYLRQYFTLHVLGILFDLDPANVCRNIQALLPVLEQALPAPLRPRTLQAKPDEAPGKEGRKPRKIRSLEEFLEVFPELTDVVIDGTEQPRGQPKVKKGQKPGKKAVGRPKDKKRFYSIKQGTHTLKTQVAVTPEGQIVHLSATAGGRTHDMKVLRRSRLMTRLSKHVRVWGDHGYTGMEKVYPERETIVPAKRPKKGKLSEEQRELNRLISKVRITAENAINRIKKFRACKEFFRNQPSRHGVIWGCVTGLVNLRWQRRLHLPTL from the coding sequence TTGCGGCTGGAGAAGCTGAAGTCCCGAGCGCGTTCCTTCGAGCGGCTAGTGGGATTGACTCCCGCAGAGTTCGACCAGCTCCTGCTCGAACTGGAGCCGTTATGGGAGCAGGCTCACCGCCGCTCCCTGCTGCGCGCCGGACGGGTGAGGCGCATTGGTGCGGGCAACACCTTCAAGCTGGACCTGGGCCAGCGGCTCCTGGTCACGCTGCTCTATCTGCGCCAGTACTTCACCTTGCACGTCCTGGGCATCCTGTTTGACCTGGACCCAGCAAACGTCTGCCGGAACATCCAGGCTTTGCTGCCCGTCCTGGAGCAGGCGTTGCCTGCTCCTCTGCGTCCGCGGACACTCCAGGCCAAGCCGGACGAAGCTCCCGGCAAAGAGGGCAGGAAGCCGAGGAAGATTCGCTCGCTGGAGGAATTCCTGGAGGTGTTCCCCGAGCTGACCGACGTTGTGATAGACGGCACCGAGCAGCCCCGGGGCCAGCCGAAAGTGAAGAAGGGCCAGAAGCCGGGCAAGAAAGCGGTGGGGCGGCCCAAGGACAAGAAGCGTTTCTATAGCATCAAGCAGGGGACGCACACCCTCAAAACGCAGGTGGCGGTCACGCCCGAAGGCCAGATTGTTCACCTGAGTGCGACCGCTGGCGGTCGCACCCACGACATGAAGGTGCTACGACGTTCCCGGCTGATGACTCGGCTTTCCAAGCATGTCCGGGTGTGGGGGGACCACGGGTATACCGGAATGGAGAAGGTCTACCCTGAGCGGGAGACCATTGTGCCTGCCAAACGCCCGAAGAAAGGCAAGTTGAGCGAGGAGCAACGTGAACTCAACCGCCTGATCTCCAAAGTGCGAATCACCGCCGAGAATGCCATCAACCGGATCAAGAAGTTCCGCGCCTGCAAGGAGTTCTTTAGAAACCAGCCCTCACGGCACGGCGTGATTTGGGGCTGCGTCACCGGACTCGTCAACCTCCGCTGGCAACGCCGTCTCCACCTCCCTACCCTCTGA
- a CDS encoding tyrosine-type recombinase/integrase, whose protein sequence is MTLVAQSAQAALDPIQLVLDSVTSPLTKAAYKKALTDFFVWWEEQGRPPLSKAVVQRHVALLVEQGLSPSSINVRLSALRKLVREAADNGLLGAFEAETIARVKGVKQQGRRSGTWLSKAQAQALLLAPDTTTLRGLRDRAILAVLLGCGLRRSELVGLTFAHLQQREGRWVILDLTGKHGRTRTVPMPAWCKAAVDAWTRTAGLSTGHVFRPTAPRGEHVLARQRLSHEAVALIVRKYGRQLGHDHLTPEDLEGVRLAPHDLRRTFAKLAHKGGAPIDQIQLSLGHASIQTTEVYLGVDQDLESAPCDVLGLSLKGG, encoded by the coding sequence GTGACCCTCGTTGCCCAATCCGCCCAGGCGGCCCTCGATCCGATCCAACTGGTCCTCGATTCCGTCACCTCGCCCCTGACCAAAGCCGCCTACAAGAAGGCCCTGACCGACTTCTTCGTTTGGTGGGAGGAGCAGGGACGGCCGCCACTCAGCAAGGCGGTCGTGCAGCGCCACGTGGCGCTGCTCGTCGAGCAGGGCCTCTCCCCTTCCAGCATCAATGTCCGGCTCTCGGCCCTCCGCAAGCTGGTGCGTGAGGCCGCCGACAATGGGCTGCTCGGGGCCTTCGAGGCGGAGACCATCGCGCGGGTGAAGGGCGTCAAGCAGCAGGGACGGCGAAGCGGCACCTGGCTCAGCAAGGCCCAGGCCCAGGCCCTGCTCCTCGCGCCGGATACCACGACGCTGCGGGGCCTGCGCGACCGGGCCATCCTCGCCGTCCTGCTCGGGTGCGGGCTGCGGCGCTCGGAACTCGTCGGCCTGACTTTCGCCCACCTTCAGCAGCGGGAGGGGCGCTGGGTGATCCTTGATCTCACCGGGAAGCATGGCAGAACCAGAACCGTGCCGATGCCCGCCTGGTGCAAGGCGGCGGTGGACGCCTGGACCCGCACGGCGGGCTTGTCCACCGGGCACGTCTTCCGCCCGACGGCACCCCGGGGGGAGCACGTCCTGGCTCGCCAGCGGCTCTCCCACGAGGCGGTGGCCCTGATCGTGCGCAAGTATGGCCGCCAGCTCGGGCACGATCACCTCACCCCAGAGGACCTGGAGGGCGTGCGGCTCGCCCCCCACGACCTGCGCCGCACCTTTGCCAAGCTGGCGCACAAGGGCGGGGCCCCGATCGACCAGATTCAGCTCTCCTTGGGGCACGCCAGCATCCAGACCACGGAAGTTTACCTGGGGGTCGATCAGGATCTGGAGAGCGCGCCCTGCGACGTGCTGGGCTTGTCCCTCAAGGGGGGGTAA
- a CDS encoding AbrB/MazE/SpoVT family DNA-binding domain-containing protein, with amino-acid sequence MSAKEAFTLEVKENGRVFLPVAFRQSMGIEPGERLIARVTEKGKAELVTAGHAVTSTRGMFAYLVPDGVSLADELVQERHDEAARE; translated from the coding sequence ATGTCCGCAAAAGAGGCATTTACATTGGAAGTGAAGGAGAACGGGCGAGTGTTTCTCCCCGTGGCTTTCCGTCAGAGCATGGGAATAGAGCCAGGTGAGCGACTAATTGCCCGTGTAACTGAGAAGGGCAAAGCTGAGCTGGTGACAGCAGGGCACGCGGTGACCTCCACACGTGGGATGTTCGCCTATCTGGTTCCTGACGGCGTTTCCCTGGCTGATGAGCTGGTGCAGGAACGGCACGACGAGGCAGCACGGGAATGA
- a CDS encoding type II toxin-antitoxin system VapC family toxin: MSTVLDASALLAWLQGEPGSERVDTALNHGTTIHTVNWAEVLTKLASRGAAPTDVARQLTERGILGQLLTVDPGQSQDAEAVANLYPTTRSAGLSLGDRYCLTLGQRLGVPVLTTDRAWNNVSLSVEVTVIR, from the coding sequence ATGAGTACGGTCCTTGACGCTTCCGCCCTGCTCGCCTGGCTTCAGGGAGAACCTGGCTCCGAACGAGTGGACACAGCCTTGAACCACGGCACGACCATCCACACGGTGAACTGGGCTGAAGTCCTGACCAAGCTGGCCAGCCGAGGCGCAGCACCAACCGACGTGGCCCGGCAGCTCACCGAGCGCGGCATCCTGGGCCAGCTCCTGACCGTGGACCCAGGACAGTCCCAGGACGCGGAAGCGGTGGCCAACCTGTACCCGACCACCCGCAGCGCTGGACTCTCCCTTGGCGACCGTTACTGCCTCACGCTGGGGCAACGATTGGGCGTGCCGGTCCTGACGACGGACCGGGCCTGGAACAACGTGAGTCTCAGCGTTGAGGTCACGGTCATCCGGTAA